The Candidatus Manganitrophaceae bacterium genome contains a region encoding:
- the recG gene encoding ATP-dependent DNA helicase RecG: MFQAAKKNGPVQREGIFPWETPIQYVKGVGPVRAMLLKKLEIETLEDLLYFFPFRYEDRTALKKIASLIPGEEQAILAEVKAVSLVDTPRKRMKIVDVAFSDGTGLLHAKWFNQAYLKEYFKVGDKVMLSGRTKVNVYSGGRLEMASPQYEKLDENEPQIHTGRIVPIYHETKGLSSRQIRSLMMGTLNRYMRLLPEMLPPGLIKKYKFLPLSKAITNLHFPSGEWDVALFNSGESPPHKRLSFDEFFLLQTGLALRKKMRAEEECGIAFSRPSPLLTELLNLIPFRLTGAQERVLSQIKKDMAYIKPMNRLIQGDVGSGKTIVALMAILLAIDHGYQAALMAPTEILAEQHLQTLKKYLEKLGKTVVLLTSDMKKKEKTAVLHQIESGESDLVIGTHALIQDGIHFKKLGLTVVDEQHKFGVLQRAKLRQKGVLPDMLIMTATPIPRTLGMTLYGDLNISVIDELPPGRSPILTSLFYGKKRDRAYKLLEEELNKGRQGYVVCPLVVESEKVDLRAATELYDELKKEIFKDRRIGLLHGRLKRDEKEWIMRDFKEGKIDLLIATTIVEVGIDVPNATIMLIEHVERFGLAQLHQLRGRVGRGSEQSYCLMVAAFPLSKEGKRRLAAMVGSTDGFKIAEVDLEIRGPGEFFGTRQSGIPALRVANLIRDVKILEAARKDAFEWLDRHPQLEDAESLPIRSFMERKWHGKLEWLTTA; this comes from the coding sequence ATGTTTCAAGCAGCAAAGAAAAATGGACCCGTGCAGCGTGAAGGCATTTTTCCCTGGGAGACCCCGATTCAATATGTGAAAGGTGTCGGACCGGTAAGGGCCATGCTGCTCAAAAAACTGGAGATTGAGACACTTGAGGACCTGCTGTACTTTTTTCCTTTCCGCTATGAAGACCGTACCGCTTTAAAAAAAATAGCTTCCCTTATCCCTGGGGAGGAGCAGGCCATTCTGGCAGAGGTGAAGGCCGTTTCTCTGGTGGATACACCTCGTAAAAGAATGAAGATTGTTGATGTTGCCTTCTCGGATGGTACTGGGCTCTTGCATGCGAAGTGGTTTAATCAAGCCTACCTGAAAGAATACTTCAAGGTTGGGGACAAGGTGATGTTAAGCGGACGGACCAAGGTAAATGTCTATTCGGGGGGACGTCTTGAAATGGCGTCACCACAATATGAAAAACTGGATGAAAATGAACCTCAAATCCATACAGGGCGTATTGTGCCGATTTATCACGAGACCAAAGGTCTGAGCAGCAGGCAGATTCGGTCTTTGATGATGGGAACGTTAAACCGCTACATGAGATTGCTTCCCGAGATGCTCCCGCCGGGACTCATCAAGAAATACAAGTTTCTCCCCCTTTCGAAGGCCATCACCAACCTGCATTTCCCTTCTGGTGAATGGGACGTCGCCCTTTTTAACTCGGGGGAGAGTCCTCCGCACAAGCGCCTTTCTTTTGATGAATTTTTTCTGCTTCAGACCGGTCTGGCCCTCCGGAAAAAAATGCGCGCTGAAGAGGAGTGCGGAATTGCATTCAGCAGACCGAGCCCTTTATTGACGGAACTTCTCAACCTGATCCCTTTTAGGCTGACCGGGGCACAGGAGCGTGTATTGTCTCAGATCAAGAAAGATATGGCCTATATCAAACCCATGAACCGGCTGATACAGGGAGATGTCGGCTCGGGAAAGACCATCGTCGCGCTGATGGCGATTCTGCTTGCCATTGACCATGGATATCAGGCCGCTTTGATGGCTCCTACAGAGATACTCGCTGAACAGCATTTACAGACACTAAAGAAATACCTTGAGAAATTGGGAAAAACGGTTGTTTTACTGACCAGTGACATGAAAAAGAAGGAGAAAACTGCGGTCCTGCATCAAATCGAATCGGGTGAATCTGATCTGGTCATTGGAACACATGCCCTGATTCAGGACGGCATCCACTTTAAAAAACTTGGGTTAACGGTTGTTGATGAACAACATAAGTTTGGCGTTTTACAAAGGGCAAAACTAAGACAAAAGGGCGTACTGCCCGACATGCTGATTATGACCGCGACCCCGATTCCCCGGACTTTGGGAATGACGCTCTACGGTGATCTAAATATTTCCGTGATCGATGAACTTCCGCCGGGTCGTTCTCCCATTTTGACGTCTTTGTTTTACGGGAAAAAGCGCGATCGGGCATACAAACTGCTTGAGGAAGAACTTAATAAGGGGAGGCAAGGGTATGTTGTCTGCCCCCTGGTGGTAGAGTCTGAGAAAGTGGACCTGAGGGCCGCAACTGAACTGTATGATGAGCTAAAAAAAGAGATCTTTAAAGATCGAAGGATCGGGTTATTGCATGGACGCTTGAAAAGAGATGAGAAAGAGTGGATCATGCGTGATTTTAAGGAAGGAAAGATCGATCTCTTGATTGCAACAACTATTGTTGAGGTGGGAATTGACGTTCCAAATGCCACGATTATGTTGATTGAGCATGTTGAGCGCTTTGGGCTGGCACAGCTTCACCAGCTTCGCGGTCGGGTCGGAAGGGGTAGCGAACAATCCTATTGTTTGATGGTTGCCGCATTTCCTCTGTCAAAAGAGGGAAAGAGGCGCCTTGCAGCAATGGTCGGAAGCACGGATGGTTTTAAGATTGCCGAGGTTGATTTGGAGATTCGCGGACCGGGGGAATTTTTTGGGACCCGCCAGTCGGGAATACCGGCTTTGCGGGTTGCAAATCTTATCCGGGATGTTAAGATCCTGGAGGCGGCCCGAAAAGATGCCTTTGAATGGCTTGATCGGCATCCACAACTTGAAGACGCGGAAAGTCTTCCGATTCGTTCTTTTATGGAAAGAAAGTGGCATGGTAAACTGGAGTGGTTGACAACAGCCTGA
- a CDS encoding alpha/beta hydrolase has translation MTYSGLSIHTPLDKTLGTSNQQLHYIELGSGPPLLLIHGLFDSLESWQKLIPLLSDHFKIYAIDLPGFGKSPLPTSWTRSIYGMIQSAVAFLEEKEGRPVSLLGNSMGGGIALGIAEALPERIDRIVLLNPYGLPSLPIAAKGAQGRIRGRILPYLLRPSALRRCAKGILKRSLYNPDLVSGPMIERVIQPFSSIQQRKNLFRFLKGISSEEIQSIDDRLPTIAQAVLILWGEKDGWLSDAHWERLLDRLRDGKVIKIPDCGHLPHLEKPKEVAEAIIQFLRNTD, from the coding sequence ATGACTTATTCAGGCCTTTCTATACACACACCCCTGGATAAAACCTTGGGAACAAGCAATCAACAGCTCCATTATATCGAACTGGGATCAGGCCCACCTCTTCTCTTGATCCACGGACTCTTCGATTCCCTGGAAAGTTGGCAGAAACTCATCCCCCTTCTCTCTGATCACTTCAAAATCTATGCAATCGATCTTCCCGGCTTCGGAAAAAGTCCTCTGCCGACTTCCTGGACAAGGAGCATCTACGGGATGATCCAGTCGGCCGTGGCCTTTCTTGAAGAGAAAGAGGGCAGACCGGTCTCATTACTTGGAAACTCTATGGGAGGGGGAATTGCACTGGGCATCGCCGAAGCGCTGCCAGAAAGGATTGATCGGATCGTCTTATTGAATCCATACGGCCTTCCCAGTCTTCCCATCGCCGCCAAGGGGGCTCAGGGACGCATCAGGGGAAGGATACTCCCCTATCTTCTACGGCCATCGGCATTACGGCGTTGTGCCAAAGGCATTTTGAAACGCTCCCTTTATAACCCGGACCTTGTAAGCGGTCCAATGATCGAAAGAGTCATCCAGCCGTTTTCATCGATTCAGCAACGGAAAAATCTCTTCCGATTTCTAAAGGGGATTTCTTCCGAGGAAATTCAATCCATTGATGACCGACTTCCCACGATCGCTCAAGCGGTCTTGATCCTTTGGGGAGAAAAAGATGGATGGCTATCAGACGCACATTGGGAACGACTCCTGGACCGGCTCCGGGATGGGAAAGTGATCAAGATCCCGGATTGCGGACACCTCCCTCATCTGGAAAAGCCGAAAGAAGTCGCCGAAGCAATCATCCAGTTTCTTAGAAACACAGACTGA
- the larB gene encoding nickel pincer cofactor biosynthesis protein LarB, whose amino-acid sequence MDRKRLKSILTDVKMGAITLDHALDQLKSFPYEAIGFATLDHHRSIRQGFPEVIYCPGKTDAQVITLLHRLSEKQCPTLATRVSPALSDALQKEFPEGKYNALAKTIVLKSDLIPQKTGKIAIVTAGTTDLPVAEEARVTSELFGYSLTPYNDIGIAGLHRLLDQIEKIDKADVIIVIAGMEGALPGVIGGLVGKPVIAVPTSTGYGTAMKGLSALLTMLNSCAAGLAVVNIDNGFGAASLAHRILSNR is encoded by the coding sequence ATGGACCGGAAGCGTTTGAAAAGCATATTAACGGATGTCAAAATGGGTGCGATCACTTTGGATCACGCCCTTGATCAATTGAAATCTTTTCCCTATGAAGCAATCGGGTTTGCGACCCTTGACCATCACCGGAGCATTAGGCAGGGCTTCCCGGAGGTGATCTACTGCCCTGGAAAAACCGACGCCCAAGTCATCACACTCCTTCACCGCCTGTCCGAAAAACAATGCCCAACCCTCGCGACTAGGGTCTCACCCGCACTTTCCGATGCTCTTCAAAAGGAATTCCCTGAGGGAAAATACAATGCGCTCGCAAAAACCATTGTACTCAAAAGCGATCTCATTCCCCAAAAAACAGGCAAGATAGCCATTGTGACCGCCGGGACCACTGATCTCCCTGTGGCCGAAGAAGCAAGGGTCACCTCTGAGCTTTTCGGATATTCGCTCACACCATACAATGATATCGGCATCGCCGGCCTTCACCGGCTTCTGGATCAGATCGAAAAAATAGACAAAGCCGATGTCATTATTGTCATCGCAGGGATGGAAGGCGCTCTGCCCGGTGTCATTGGAGGACTCGTAGGAAAACCGGTCATCGCTGTTCCGACAAGCACAGGTTATGGGACTGCAATGAAGGGCCTCTCAGCGCTTCTCACCATGTTGAACTCCTGTGCGGCCGGCCTCGCCGTCGTGAATATCGACAACGGTTTCGGAGCCGCTTCTTTGGCCCACCGCATCCTGTCAAACCGGTAA
- a CDS encoding NAD(P)-dependent glycerol-3-phosphate dehydrogenase produces MKIAVIGGGSWGTALARLLSRKGHDIVLWVHEKEVLESIRSARENKIYLPGVTLPETLRASTNMEEVLIGAKWVLFVVPSHVSREVLTRMSPYLTPEIPIISATKGIEQKSLLLISEVIQEVTQRKNTDRIAVLSGPSFAKELVLEHPTAVSLAASDARLAARVQTAFSTNFFKLFHSPDLIGVQLGGALKNVIALAAGGSDGLGFGYNTKAVLMTRGLSEIALLGVAMGADSTTFYGLSGIGDLFLTCSGGHSRNRSVGQQIGNGVSLPEIQKKMKMVAEGIYTTESAFALSKKHQIEMPIVREIYHVLFKEKSPREAVNDLMDMARGEEFP; encoded by the coding sequence ATGAAAATAGCTGTGATTGGCGGCGGGAGTTGGGGAACAGCATTGGCCCGCTTACTCTCCCGTAAAGGCCATGATATTGTTCTCTGGGTTCACGAAAAAGAAGTGCTTGAATCCATCCGCTCTGCGAGAGAAAATAAAATATACCTTCCCGGGGTTACCCTTCCGGAGACCCTGCGGGCGAGTACAAATATGGAAGAGGTCCTCATCGGGGCCAAGTGGGTCCTCTTTGTCGTTCCATCACATGTCTCACGCGAAGTTCTCACACGAATGTCCCCCTATCTTACCCCCGAGATTCCGATTATTAGCGCGACAAAAGGAATTGAACAGAAAAGCCTCCTGCTTATTTCTGAAGTCATTCAGGAAGTGACTCAACGGAAGAATACAGATCGGATCGCGGTATTGTCCGGTCCCAGCTTTGCGAAAGAGCTTGTATTGGAACATCCCACCGCCGTTTCCTTAGCTGCAAGTGATGCTCGATTGGCAGCCCGCGTTCAGACCGCTTTTTCGACAAATTTCTTTAAACTCTTTCATAGCCCGGATTTAATCGGTGTTCAGTTGGGGGGCGCCCTCAAAAATGTAATCGCACTGGCTGCAGGTGGCTCGGATGGATTGGGATTCGGATATAACACCAAGGCCGTCCTCATGACGCGCGGCCTTTCTGAAATTGCCCTGCTCGGCGTCGCGATGGGAGCCGACAGCACGACATTTTATGGCCTCTCCGGGATTGGAGATCTCTTCCTCACTTGCAGTGGGGGGCACTCTCGTAACCGAAGTGTCGGCCAGCAGATTGGAAACGGTGTCTCCCTTCCTGAAATTCAGAAAAAAATGAAAATGGTCGCCGAAGGAATCTACACCACTGAATCCGCCTTTGCGCTTTCGAAGAAACACCAGATTGAAATGCCGATCGTTCGCGAAATATATCATGTCTTGTTTAAAGAAAAATCACCTCGGGAAGCGGTTAACGACCTGATGGACATGGCTCGAGGTGAGGAATTCCCTTAG
- a CDS encoding prepilin peptidase, which produces MEISILSLPSAFIIVFIVGLLIGSFLNVCIYRLPREESIVFPSSHCPACSKPVKPYDNIPVLSFILLRGKCRFCDLPISWQYPLVELLHGLGYIFIFYEFGFFWKTLVYSLLFSSLVVVTFIDLSHQIIPDVITLPGMVLGLIAGSTILPLGPFRSFAGLVVGGGIFYLIAILSVVILKKEGMGGGDIKLIAMLGAFIGWKGVLLTIFLAALSGAVSGLLLILLKGRNRSEPIPFGPFLVLGALVSLFWGNEILGWYLQFGRL; this is translated from the coding sequence ATGGAGATATCTATCCTCTCGCTACCATCTGCATTCATCATTGTCTTCATTGTTGGGCTATTGATCGGAAGCTTTCTCAATGTCTGCATCTATCGTTTGCCAAGAGAAGAATCGATTGTTTTCCCCTCCTCTCATTGTCCTGCATGTAGCAAACCCGTGAAACCTTATGATAATATCCCTGTTTTAAGTTTTATTCTCTTGAGGGGGAAATGCAGGTTTTGCGACCTTCCTATTTCCTGGCAATACCCCTTGGTCGAACTGCTCCATGGACTCGGCTATATTTTTATTTTTTATGAGTTTGGGTTTTTCTGGAAAACCCTGGTTTATTCCCTTCTTTTTTCTTCCCTGGTGGTCGTGACTTTTATTGACCTTTCTCACCAGATCATTCCCGATGTGATCACACTCCCCGGGATGGTCCTGGGTCTGATCGCCGGATCAACTATTCTTCCACTGGGCCCCTTTCGTTCCTTTGCAGGGCTGGTCGTTGGCGGGGGAATTTTCTACCTGATTGCTATTTTATCGGTCGTTATACTGAAGAAAGAGGGGATGGGGGGGGGCGATATTAAACTCATTGCGATGCTGGGGGCCTTCATTGGGTGGAAGGGGGTACTCCTGACGATCTTCCTCGCGGCCTTAAGCGGTGCTGTGAGTGGTCTTCTTCTTATTTTACTCAAGGGGCGGAATCGTTCTGAACCGATTCCTTTTGGTCCCTTTCTTGTTCTTGGGGCACTGGTCTCCCTTTTTTGGGGGAACGAGATATTGGGGTGGTACCTTCAATTTGGAAGATTGTAA
- a CDS encoding PAS domain S-box protein, with the protein MVLRKRGVLEIRFFVLFLSIFLFSLLILLLVYFSLELRTTLRALDKNEQERLKLFGESVRASLRRERTEEEPDVFFLHSLAVEKNIVQLTLIDPDGMIVADSRREVSGKEMIPEEHQNKYWKTALEGGIVLEPFLHEKKEKRGRILWVPLENKQLLRLVIPIRLDREKKSNGLLLFIKVFGVLGGAVLVYSLFHFLWRSPVPRRMDSARATGETGFVIDTFEGLIRQLKQKEESLELEKGKAEEYAESVESYNENILQSVTSGVLTFNREKKIMTFNSSASTILNVPSETVMGKTYLELFGENQKITSFLEETLKKEREIHREECEVERLDKDRIWLGLNTSLIRDRKDKIIGATLVFTDLTEMKMLQEQIELKKRLAVMGEMSAWIAHEFRNYMGTILGFSRLLSKKFAPADAKQEMIKAITDELSSMERLITELLSYGKRAEIHPVPVAMIPLLKDLMQEFIVTRKYPNIRWVTSFPMVVPEIRLDPVLINRAFSNLLRNALEALEADGEIRLRVLTRPAGMIQVEFSDNGPGIPKENLDKIFLPFFTTKEKGTGVGLSLVHKIILSHGGHLSVGSMEGKGTTFRVILPLQPRSDFQV; encoded by the coding sequence GTGGTTCTTCGAAAACGAGGTGTCTTAGAAATTCGTTTTTTTGTACTTTTTCTCTCTATTTTTCTATTTTCCTTATTGATTCTCCTTCTTGTTTATTTTTCATTAGAACTTAGAACCACACTCAGAGCACTCGATAAAAATGAGCAGGAGCGCCTAAAGCTCTTTGGCGAATCGGTTCGTGCATCCTTGCGGCGGGAGAGAACTGAGGAGGAGCCTGATGTTTTTTTCCTTCATTCGCTTGCAGTCGAGAAAAATATTGTTCAGCTTACCTTGATTGATCCGGATGGAATGATTGTGGCAGATTCCAGAAGAGAGGTTTCCGGGAAGGAAATGATCCCGGAGGAACACCAGAATAAATATTGGAAAACAGCCCTTGAGGGTGGAATCGTCCTGGAACCCTTCCTCCATGAAAAGAAGGAGAAGCGGGGTCGCATCCTGTGGGTTCCCCTGGAAAATAAACAGCTCCTACGTTTGGTGATTCCGATTCGCTTGGATCGAGAGAAAAAATCAAACGGGTTACTTCTCTTTATAAAGGTTTTCGGGGTTTTGGGAGGCGCGGTCCTGGTTTACTCCCTTTTCCATTTTTTATGGCGAAGTCCCGTCCCCCGCAGAATGGATTCAGCCAGAGCGACGGGCGAGACCGGGTTTGTTATCGATACCTTTGAGGGTCTTATTCGGCAATTAAAGCAAAAAGAGGAGTCCCTGGAACTAGAAAAAGGAAAGGCCGAGGAATATGCCGAAAGCGTCGAAAGTTACAATGAAAATATCTTGCAAAGTGTAACGAGCGGGGTTCTGACCTTTAATCGAGAAAAAAAAATTATGACTTTTAATTCGTCCGCCTCTACGATATTGAATGTTCCTTCTGAAACGGTTATGGGAAAAACCTATTTAGAGCTTTTTGGTGAGAATCAGAAGATTACATCCTTCCTGGAAGAGACCCTGAAAAAAGAGAGAGAGATTCATCGTGAAGAGTGTGAAGTGGAACGCCTGGACAAGGACAGGATTTGGTTGGGACTGAATACCTCTCTTATCCGGGACCGGAAGGATAAAATTATCGGTGCGACCCTGGTCTTTACCGATTTAACCGAAATGAAAATGCTCCAGGAACAGATTGAATTGAAAAAACGTTTGGCCGTGATGGGTGAAATGTCTGCATGGATCGCGCATGAGTTTAGAAACTATATGGGGACCATTCTTGGTTTTTCCCGGCTTTTGTCAAAAAAATTCGCACCGGCAGATGCGAAACAGGAGATGATCAAGGCGATCACTGATGAACTTTCTTCCATGGAACGTCTTATTACGGAGTTGCTTTCTTATGGAAAGAGGGCAGAGATTCATCCTGTGCCGGTGGCCATGATTCCTCTGCTGAAGGATTTGATGCAGGAGTTCATCGTGACCCGGAAATATCCGAATATACGTTGGGTGACTTCATTCCCAATGGTGGTTCCGGAGATCAGATTAGACCCTGTTCTCATTAATAGGGCCTTTTCAAACCTGCTTCGAAATGCGCTGGAAGCGCTGGAAGCGGATGGGGAAATCCGACTTCGCGTATTGACAAGGCCTGCCGGTATGATTCAGGTGGAGTTTTCGGACAATGGTCCAGGCATACCCAAGGAGAATCTTGATAAAATCTTCCTTCCATTTTTTACGACGAAAGAGAAGGGAACAGGAGTGGGTCTCTCTCTTGTCCATAAGATTATTCTTTCTCATGGCGGTCATTTATCAGTTGGAAGTATGGAAGGGAAAGGGACGACTTTTCGTGTCATTCTTCCCCTTCAACCACGATCAGATTTTCAGGTATAG
- a CDS encoding sigma-54-dependent Fis family transcriptional regulator, translating into METILIVEDRESLAKMLSQALTDAGYKVIWAKDGREGISMVREKKMDFVVTDLKLPYQSGLEVLHEVKAKSAFIPVIVMTAYGSIEVAVKAVKAGAYDFISKPFDPDHLLLQIEKALEKKRLVTENIILKEIFSSQLGFPRIIGKSPPMAKVLEQIQKVAQGKTTVLLMGESGTGKELFARAVHMLSPRKDNAFVAINCAAIPHDLLESEFFGHERGAFTGAIGKKIGKFELADKGTVFLDEIGEMDLSLQSKLLRVLEAGELMRVGGTTNVKIDARIVAATNQVLPKLIQEKRFREDLFFRLNVFPIVIPPLRDRREDIPILASHFISHYSKEMNKDIIDFTPEAMDLLKGHLWKGNVRELQNCIERAIILSDGNKIHPSHLGLKTREKAKYTIPDIPLEGTLQGVSDSARSLVESRMIRKILKETGGNKTRAAERLQVSYKTLLTKIKEYGIERR; encoded by the coding sequence ATGGAAACGATATTAATCGTTGAGGACCGGGAGAGTTTGGCCAAGATGTTGTCACAGGCCTTGACCGATGCCGGTTACAAGGTCATTTGGGCCAAGGATGGCCGAGAAGGAATCTCGATGGTTCGCGAGAAAAAGATGGACTTTGTTGTGACGGATCTCAAACTCCCCTACCAAAGCGGTCTGGAGGTCCTTCACGAAGTAAAGGCGAAGAGTGCCTTCATCCCGGTAATTGTGATGACTGCTTATGGGAGTATCGAAGTTGCCGTGAAGGCCGTAAAGGCTGGCGCCTATGATTTTATCTCCAAGCCTTTTGATCCGGACCATTTACTCCTTCAGATCGAGAAAGCCCTGGAGAAAAAGAGACTGGTCACTGAAAATATAATTTTAAAAGAGATTTTTTCAAGCCAATTGGGTTTTCCCCGGATTATCGGCAAGAGTCCGCCAATGGCCAAGGTCTTGGAGCAGATACAAAAGGTGGCCCAAGGAAAAACAACGGTACTCCTTATGGGTGAAAGCGGTACAGGGAAAGAGCTTTTTGCACGTGCCGTTCATATGCTGAGTCCAAGGAAAGACAATGCCTTTGTCGCGATTAATTGCGCGGCAATTCCCCATGATCTTCTGGAGAGTGAGTTTTTTGGCCATGAGCGAGGCGCCTTCACGGGGGCGATCGGAAAAAAAATCGGGAAATTTGAATTGGCGGACAAGGGAACCGTGTTCCTGGATGAAATTGGTGAGATGGATCTTTCTCTTCAGTCAAAGTTACTTCGGGTTCTGGAGGCAGGTGAATTGATGCGGGTTGGCGGTACGACAAATGTAAAAATTGACGCGCGCATTGTTGCGGCGACCAATCAGGTCCTTCCGAAATTGATCCAGGAGAAAAGATTCAGAGAGGATCTTTTCTTTCGTCTGAATGTCTTTCCGATTGTGATCCCCCCCCTCCGGGATCGAAGAGAAGATATCCCGATTCTGGCAAGCCATTTTATTTCACACTATTCCAAGGAAATGAATAAAGATATTATTGATTTTACCCCGGAAGCGATGGACCTTTTGAAGGGGCATCTATGGAAGGGCAATGTCAGGGAGTTGCAGAATTGTATCGAACGGGCGATCATCCTGAGCGATGGGAACAAGATTCATCCTTCACACCTTGGCTTGAAAACAAGAGAAAAGGCGAAATACACCATTCCGGACATCCCATTGGAGGGCACTTTGCAGGGGGTCAGCGATTCTGCACGGTCTCTGGTTGAGTCAAGAATGATTCGTAAAATTCTAAAAGAGACCGGAGGAAATAAAACCCGTGCGGCGGAAAGACTCCAAGTCAGTTACAAAACATTATTGACGAAGATTAAGGAGTATGGTATAGAGAGGCGTTAA
- a CDS encoding prepilin-type N-terminal cleavage/methylation domain-containing protein codes for MFLRFASRFLSNTGYTFVELMVVLVVSGILVVLSVPSFTAQTSRRSLRRTSHKIVSQLRLIRQKAITEGKTLSIQFSPDSRQYDLPGYGEQTLPQMILFGASDEIHKIPKDRDGTPPVDGVSFTDNEVKFQPNGTYAGLGGSIYITNDSPQRETMAITVNMTGRVRLYKWSGDEWE; via the coding sequence ATGTTTTTGCGCTTTGCTTCCAGATTTCTTTCGAATACAGGATACACTTTTGTTGAACTCATGGTGGTGCTGGTTGTCTCTGGAATCCTGGTTGTTTTGAGTGTCCCGAGTTTTACGGCGCAGACCTCCCGGCGAAGCCTGCGCCGTACGAGTCATAAGATCGTTTCCCAGTTAAGATTAATCCGACAGAAAGCGATTACAGAAGGGAAGACGCTTTCCATCCAATTCAGCCCTGATTCCCGGCAATATGATCTTCCAGGGTATGGCGAACAGACCCTCCCGCAGATGATCCTTTTTGGTGCCTCGGATGAGATTCATAAAATCCCGAAGGACAGAGATGGGACGCCTCCTGTAGACGGGGTCAGTTTCACGGATAACGAGGTTAAGTTTCAGCCTAATGGGACCTATGCAGGTCTTGGCGGAAGCATTTATATAACGAATGACTCTCCCCAGAGGGAAACGATGGCGATTACAGTCAATATGACGGGGCGGGTCAGGCTCTACAAGTGGAGCGGTGATGAGTGGGAATAA
- a CDS encoding prepilin-type N-terminal cleavage/methylation domain-containing protein: MSGNKKESGFSLLEVMIALMVLSVGLLALVGLFGSGFTSLETGNKTTLASQLAQRKMDALRVMTPFPILNEEDSPEGMNRRWSIRKSEGDPNIWVISVEVLWKNSQDRDRLISIKSLKFF; the protein is encoded by the coding sequence ATGAGTGGGAATAAGAAAGAAAGCGGTTTCTCGCTTCTGGAGGTGATGATCGCATTAATGGTACTTTCAGTCGGCCTCCTGGCGCTGGTCGGATTGTTCGGATCGGGATTCACGTCGCTCGAAACAGGGAACAAGACCACCCTTGCATCTCAATTGGCTCAAAGAAAGATGGATGCGCTTCGCGTGATGACTCCTTTTCCCATTCTGAATGAAGAAGATTCTCCTGAGGGAATGAACAGGCGCTGGTCCATCCGAAAGAGCGAAGGCGATCCAAATATCTGGGTGATCAGTGTTGAGGTTTTATGGAAAAACAGTCAGGATCGGGACCGCCTTATCTCCATAAAGAGTCTGAAGTTTTTTTAG
- a CDS encoding prepilin-type N-terminal cleavage/methylation domain-containing protein encodes MGKTIMRQKMDRLWFKNAMNQKGFTLTELMVAVALIGIVVSLAVPSFKESLLRIRLRSATRALSSDIRLARSEAISRNKLIFVVFPTTGTRYTIREDSITGPVIMSVDLAEEYIGVSFGVGGVDSKPPGVLPLGAPTDPVDFEDNNIRLDAMGRSMKGASISPENGEIYLTNTQGEVYCITVLGTSGRVKVYRWTGGIWKS; translated from the coding sequence ATGGGGAAAACGATTATGAGACAGAAGATGGATCGGTTATGGTTCAAGAATGCAATGAATCAAAAGGGTTTTACGCTCACGGAGTTAATGGTGGCTGTTGCCCTGATCGGGATCGTGGTATCCTTGGCGGTTCCCTCCTTCAAGGAGTCACTCCTGCGTATTCGGCTGAGGAGTGCGACAAGGGCATTGTCCTCTGATATCCGGCTGGCAAGATCGGAGGCAATTTCCAGAAATAAATTAATTTTCGTTGTTTTTCCTACAACCGGAACAAGGTATACGATCCGTGAAGATAGTATCACTGGACCCGTCATTATGAGTGTTGATCTTGCTGAAGAATATATCGGCGTCAGTTTTGGCGTCGGCGGGGTAGATAGCAAGCCCCCTGGCGTCTTGCCCCTTGGTGCTCCGACTGATCCGGTTGACTTTGAAGACAATAATATTCGCCTGGATGCCATGGGTCGGTCGATGAAGGGCGCTTCTATTTCTCCGGAAAACGGTGAGATTTATCTGACCAATACACAAGGGGAGGTTTATTGCATTACAGTGTTGGGGACCAGTGGCCGCGTAAAGGTTTATCGTTGGACGGGGGGGATATGGAAAAGCTAG